A stretch of the Balearica regulorum gibbericeps isolate bBalReg1 chromosome 15, bBalReg1.pri, whole genome shotgun sequence genome encodes the following:
- the MSRB1 gene encoding methionine-R-sulfoxide reductase B1, producing MSFCSFLGGEVFKDHFQPGIYVCAKCGHELFSSRAKYEHSSPWPAFTETVQEDSVSKRKERPGALKVSCGKCGNGLGHEFLNDGPKRGQSRFUIFSSSLKFVPKGKSDKDLKEK from the exons ATgtctttctgctccttcctcGGGGGCGAGGTGTTCAAGGACCACTTCCAGCCGG GCATCTACGTCTGTGCCAAGTGTGGTCACGAGCTGTTCTCCAGCCGTGCGAAGTACGAGCACTCGTCCCCGTGGCCAGCCTTCACCGAGACCGTCCAGGAGGACAGCGTGTCCAAGCGCAAGGAGCGACCGGGGGCTTTGAAG GTGTCTTGTGGCAAGTGTGGCAACGGGCTCGGCCACGAATTCCTCAATGATGGGCCAAAGAGGGGGCAGTCCCGCTTCTGAATATTCAGCAGCTCGCTGAAGTTCGTCCCGAAAG GCAAATCAGACAAGGACCTGAAGGAGAAGTAA
- the RPL3L gene encoding ribosomal protein uL3-like: MSHRKFSAPRHGHLGFLPHKRSRRHRGKVKTWPKDDPSKPVHLTAFLGYKAGMTHTVREVHRPGLKISKREEVEAVTIIETPPMVVVGVVGYIETPKGLRNFKTVFAEHISDECRRRFYKNWHKSKKKAFTKYCKKWQDEDGKRQLEKDFAAMKKYCKVIRVIVHTQMKLLPLRQKKAHVMEIQLNGGTVADKVDWVRERLEKQVSVHSVFSQNEMIDVIGVTKGHGMKGVTSRWHTKKLPRKTHKGLRKVACIGAWHPARVGYSIARAGQKGYHHRTELNKKIYRIGRGIHVEDGKVVKNNASTHYDVTEKTITPLGGFPHYGEVNNDFLMLKGCVVGTKKRVLTLRKSLLVHTSRRAQEAIELKFIDTTSKFGHGCFQTAQEKRAFMGPQKKHLVKGKPGVQEEL; the protein is encoded by the exons ATG TCCCACCGCAAGTTCTCTGCTCCCAGGCATGGCCACCTGGGCTTCCTCCCCCACAAGAGAAGCCGTCGCCACCGAGGGAAGGTGAAGACATGGCCTAAGGATGATCCCAGCAAACCAGTCCACCTGACAGCTTTCCTGGGCTACAAAGCTGGCATGACACACACTGTGCGGGAGGTGCACAGGCCTGGGCTCA AGATCTCCaagagggaggaggtggaagcCGTGACCATCATTGAGACCCCGCcaatggtggtggtgggggtcGTGGGGTACATAGAAACACCAAAGGGCTTGAGGAATTTCAAGACTGTTTTTGCTGAGCACATCAGCGATGAGTGCCGACGGCGCTTCTACAAGAACTG GCACAAGAGCAAGAAGAAGGCGTTCACCAAGTACTGCAAAAAATGGCAGGATGAGGATGGCAAAAGGCAGCTGGAGAAGGATTTTGCAGCTATGAAAAAGTACTGCAAGGTCATTCGTGTCATTGTGCACACACAG ATGAAGCTGCTCCCGCTGCGGCAGAAGAAGGCCCATGTGATGGAGATCCAGCTGAACGGCGGGACGGTGGCCGACAAAGTTGACTGGGTTCGtgagaggctggagaagcaGGTTTCTGTGCACAGCGTCTTCAGCCAGAATGAGATGATTGATGTCATTGGCGTGACCAAGGGACATGGGATGAAAG GGGTGACGAGCCGTTGGCACACCAAGAAGCTCCCCAGGAAGACACACAAGGGTTTGCGCAAAGTTGCCTGCATCGGAGCCTGGCACCCAGCCCGGGTTGGCTACTCCATTGCTCGTGCTGGCCAGAAGGGCTACCACCACCGCACGGAGCTCAACAAGAAG ATTTACCGCATTGGCCGTGGGATCCATGTGGAGGATGGCAAAGTGGTGAAGAACAATGCCTCAACGCACTATGATGTCACGGAGAAGACCATTACGCCTCTG GGTGGCTTTCCTCACTATGGCGAGGTCAACAACGACTTCCTCATGCTGAAAGGCTGCGTCGTGGGCACGAAGAAGCGTGTGCTTACTCTCCGTAAG TCCCTTCTGGTGCATACAAGCCGCCGGGCTCAGGAAGCCATTGAACTCAAATTCATTGATACCACTTCCAAGTTTGGCCACGGCTGCTTCCAGACAGCCCAGGAGAAGCGGGCTTTCATG gGCCCTCAGAAGAAACACTTGGTGAAAGGGAAGCCAGGGGTGCAGGAAGAGCTGTAA
- the LOC104629921 gene encoding testis-expressed protein 2 isoform X1, giving the protein MRAMADQAVTAADASPALAPSPGSPRRGDTDGLMPHPTGTREDGGGRDSCGLIFAMDGDMKPPASPQPGGMLLADLPRAPQPRLSPAKSRTAPSSPSVSPSESRAALLRLREARLEDTKRRLSEAVQEPLSRLSRLMAEESSPVPRVKAGTGGQEAGGSPGQAGGRWAGGRRARDWSPWEPTLNCRYEICSYGDVIQVVEVAQQDAEPQLPPPEELPPAQPEGTVPGRALASIALLAYGYFVLPLPPYAAGLCLGLICGLVLGFLAVLLLVPKPPPAARGPRGRLRPELLPRELQETHRLQGWMNQLHVYDPELFHPSLTHSVLATLDGATLKLSYPKTNIPRRATFEEEILDTIFISHRCYDLTDAKIFLCPPSLARKRTWNKKYPICVLLPNPAEVECRSSEEQDAELQRDEGTKKVPVLGQDVLGDCRERCLYLFGRTGREKEEWYQHLVRASRGTPSSSRGEARAGVGPALRSSGSSSGGSTEDIPSAVPLKDLAGSVRQKVFLDYSTYMARFVPAQVGGSLNRSPSHGALSSPTPTKGLLASVPPQLSEDTARRSEACMAWMNALMGRIFWDFLQERYWAEQVSSKIQKKLSKIKLPYFMNELTLTELDMGISIPSVLSASNPTVNDRGLWVDMEVTYSGSLQMTLETKMNLCKLGKESSAEESGPAEAGREGSRPRLILLADSDAESSSAGSSDEEDVTAAEPVGALGERVSAPSAEGHVCGNSTSRKILRFVDKIAKSKYFQKATENEFIKKKIEEVSNTPLLLTVEVQELAGTLAVNIPPPPTDRVWYSFRVPPQLELKVRPKLGEREVTFLHVTEWIEKKLQHEFQKILVMPNMDDLIIPIMRSSLDPQPPTGGLPRDLPARGGKRL; this is encoded by the exons ATGCGAGCGATGGCAGACCAGGCTGTGACAGCGGCAGACGCCTCTCCAGCCCTGGCACCATCCCCGGGCTCACCTCGGCGCGGGGACACCGATGGGCTAATGCCCCATCCCACCGGCACCAGGGAGGATGGTGGCGGCCGGGACAGCTGTGGGCTCATTTTCGCCATGGATGGGGACATGAAGCCTCCTGCCTCGCCCCAGCCTGGGGGGATGCTCCTGGCTGACCTCCCACgggccccccagccccggctgaGCCCCGCTAAGTCCCGCACGGCCCCATCCTCCCCCAGCGTCTCCCCGTCAGAGAGCCGCGCTGCCCTGCTCCGGCTGCGGGAGGCCAGGCTGGAGGACACCAAGAGGCGGCTGTCGGAGGCTGTGCAGGAGCCCCTCAGCCGGCTCAGCCGGCTCATGGCCGAGGAGAGCAGCCCCGTGCCTCGGGTGAAGGCGGGCACCGGGGGACAGGAGGCAgggggcagccccgggcaggcGGGGGGCCGATGGGCCGGGGGCCGGCGGGCACGGGACTGGAGCCCCTGGGAGCCCACCCTGAACTGCCGCTATGAGATCTGCTCCTACGGGGACGTGATCCAGGTGGTGGAGGTGGCACAGCAGGATGCCGAACCCCAGCTGCCACCCCCTGAGGAGCTGCCACCAGCACAGCCGGAGGGCACGGTGCCAGGCAGAGCCCTCGCCTCCATCGCCCTCCTCGCCTACGGCTACTTCGTCCTGCCGCTGCCGCCCTACGCCGCCGGCCTCTGCCTGGGGCTCATCTGCGGGCTGGTGCTGGGCTTCCTCGCTGTCCTCCTCCTCGTGCCAAAGCCTCCGCCAGCAGCACGGGGACCGCGGGGCCGCCTGCGCCCCGAGCTGCTTCCAAGGGAGCTGCAGGAAACTCATCGCCTCCAG GGCTGGATGAACCAGCTGCACGTCTACGACCCTGAGCTTTTCCACCCCTCGCTTACACACTCGGTGCTTGCCACACTGGATGGAGCCACCCTCAAGCTCTCCTACCCCAAGACCAACATCCCACGCCGAGCTACTTTTGAGGAGGAAATCCTCGACACCATCTTCATCAGCCACCGCTGCTACGACCTGACTGATGCCAAG ATCTtcctctgcccccccagcctggcccgAAAGCGGACATGGAACAAGAAATACCCCATCTGTGTCCTCCTCCCCAACCCGGCAGAGGTGGAGTGCAGAAGCAGTGAGGAGCAggatgcagagctgcagagggatGAAGGGACGAAGAAGGTGCCAGTGTTGGGGCAGGATGTCCTGGGCGACTGCAGGGAGAGGTGCCTGTACCTCTTCGGGCggacagggagggagaaggaggagtgGTACCAGCACCTCGTGCGAGCCTCCCGTGggacccccagcagcagccgtgGTGAAGCCAGGGCAG gtGTGGGACCAGCTCTGCggagcagtggcagcagcagtggaggGAGCACTGAGGACATCCCCTCCGCTGTCCCGCTCAAGGACCTGGCAGGAAGCGTCCGACAGAAGGTTTTCCTGGATTACAGCACCTACATGGCCCGATTCGTGCCAGCGCAGGTGGGGGGCAGCCTGAACCGGAGCCCATCTCATGGAGCACTGAGCAGCCCCACACCCACAAAG GGGCTTCTGGCTTCTGTCCCTCCGCAGCTCAGTGAGGACACAGCCAGGCGCAGCGAGGCATGCATGGCCTGGATGAACGCACTGATGGGGCGCATCTTCTGGGACTTCCTCCAGGAGCGATACTGGGCTGAGCAAGTGTCCAGCAAGATCCAGAAGAAGTTGAGCAAGATCAAG CTCCCGTATTTCATGAATGAGTTGACGCTGACAGAGCTGGACATGGGCATATCCATCCCCTCGGTCCTCAGCGCCTCCAACCCCACCGTCAATGACCGAG GGCTCTGGGTGGACATGGAGGTCACCTATAGCGGCTCATTGCAGATGACACTCGAAACGAAGATGAACCTCTGcaagctggggaaggagagctctgcagaggagagtggcccagcagaggcaggcagagaggg GTCCAGGCCACGGCTGATCCTGCTGGCAGACAGTGATGCAGAGTCGTCCAGCGCCGGCTCCTCCGATGAGGAAGACGTCACTGCTGCAGAGCCCGTGGGAGCTCTGGGGGAGCGGGTCTCTGCACCCAGCGCCGAGGG CCACGTCTGCGGCAACAGCACGAGCCGGAAGATCCTGCGCTTTGTGGATAAGATCGCCAAGTCCAAGTACTTCCAGAAGGCCACTGAAAATGAGTTCATCAAAAAGAAGATCGAGGAGGTTTCCAACACGCCGCTGCTGCTGACGGTGGAggtgcaggagctggcaggcaCCTTGGCCGTGAACATCCCCCCGCCGCCAACGGACCGCGTCTG GTACAGCTTCCGAGTCCCAccccagctggagctgaaggTGCGCCCAAAGCTGGGTGAGCGGGAGGTGACATTCCTCCATGTCACCGAGTGGATTGAGAAGAAGCTGCAGCACGAATTTCAG aaaattttggTGATGCCAAACATGGACGATCTCATCATTCCCATCATGCGCTCCAGCCTGGATCCTCAGCCACCCACTGGGGGACTGCCCAGGGACCTACCGGccaggggagggaagaggctCTGA
- the LOC104629921 gene encoding testis-expressed protein 2 isoform X2, producing MRAMADQAVTAADASPALAPSPGSPRRGDTDGLMPHPTGTREDGGGRDSCGLIFAMDGDMKPPASPQPGGMLLADLPRAPQPRLSPAKSRTAPSSPSVSPSESRAALLRLREARLEDTKRRLSEAVQEPLSRLSRLMAEESSPVPRVKAGTGGQEAGGSPGQAGGRWAGGRRARDWSPWEPTLNCRYEICSYGDVIQVVEVAQQDAEPQLPPPEELPPAQPEGTVPGRALASIALLAYGYFVLPLPPYAAGLCLGLICGLVLGFLAVLLLVPKPPPAARGPRGRLRPELLPRELQETHRLQGWMNQLHVYDPELFHPSLTHSVLATLDGATLKLSYPKTNIPRRATFEEEILDTIFISHRCYDLTDAKIFLCPPSLARKRTWNKKYPICVLLPNPAEVECRSSEEQDAELQRDEGTKKVPVLGQDVLGDCRERCLYLFGRTGREKEEWYQHLVRASRGTPSSSRGEARAGVGPALRSSGSSSGGSTEDIPSAVPLKDLAGSVRQKVFLDYSTYMARFVPAQVGGSLNRSPSHGALSSPTPTKLSEDTARRSEACMAWMNALMGRIFWDFLQERYWAEQVSSKIQKKLSKIKLPYFMNELTLTELDMGISIPSVLSASNPTVNDRGLWVDMEVTYSGSLQMTLETKMNLCKLGKESSAEESGPAEAGREGSRPRLILLADSDAESSSAGSSDEEDVTAAEPVGALGERVSAPSAEGHVCGNSTSRKILRFVDKIAKSKYFQKATENEFIKKKIEEVSNTPLLLTVEVQELAGTLAVNIPPPPTDRVWYSFRVPPQLELKVRPKLGEREVTFLHVTEWIEKKLQHEFQKILVMPNMDDLIIPIMRSSLDPQPPTGGLPRDLPARGGKRL from the exons ATGCGAGCGATGGCAGACCAGGCTGTGACAGCGGCAGACGCCTCTCCAGCCCTGGCACCATCCCCGGGCTCACCTCGGCGCGGGGACACCGATGGGCTAATGCCCCATCCCACCGGCACCAGGGAGGATGGTGGCGGCCGGGACAGCTGTGGGCTCATTTTCGCCATGGATGGGGACATGAAGCCTCCTGCCTCGCCCCAGCCTGGGGGGATGCTCCTGGCTGACCTCCCACgggccccccagccccggctgaGCCCCGCTAAGTCCCGCACGGCCCCATCCTCCCCCAGCGTCTCCCCGTCAGAGAGCCGCGCTGCCCTGCTCCGGCTGCGGGAGGCCAGGCTGGAGGACACCAAGAGGCGGCTGTCGGAGGCTGTGCAGGAGCCCCTCAGCCGGCTCAGCCGGCTCATGGCCGAGGAGAGCAGCCCCGTGCCTCGGGTGAAGGCGGGCACCGGGGGACAGGAGGCAgggggcagccccgggcaggcGGGGGGCCGATGGGCCGGGGGCCGGCGGGCACGGGACTGGAGCCCCTGGGAGCCCACCCTGAACTGCCGCTATGAGATCTGCTCCTACGGGGACGTGATCCAGGTGGTGGAGGTGGCACAGCAGGATGCCGAACCCCAGCTGCCACCCCCTGAGGAGCTGCCACCAGCACAGCCGGAGGGCACGGTGCCAGGCAGAGCCCTCGCCTCCATCGCCCTCCTCGCCTACGGCTACTTCGTCCTGCCGCTGCCGCCCTACGCCGCCGGCCTCTGCCTGGGGCTCATCTGCGGGCTGGTGCTGGGCTTCCTCGCTGTCCTCCTCCTCGTGCCAAAGCCTCCGCCAGCAGCACGGGGACCGCGGGGCCGCCTGCGCCCCGAGCTGCTTCCAAGGGAGCTGCAGGAAACTCATCGCCTCCAG GGCTGGATGAACCAGCTGCACGTCTACGACCCTGAGCTTTTCCACCCCTCGCTTACACACTCGGTGCTTGCCACACTGGATGGAGCCACCCTCAAGCTCTCCTACCCCAAGACCAACATCCCACGCCGAGCTACTTTTGAGGAGGAAATCCTCGACACCATCTTCATCAGCCACCGCTGCTACGACCTGACTGATGCCAAG ATCTtcctctgcccccccagcctggcccgAAAGCGGACATGGAACAAGAAATACCCCATCTGTGTCCTCCTCCCCAACCCGGCAGAGGTGGAGTGCAGAAGCAGTGAGGAGCAggatgcagagctgcagagggatGAAGGGACGAAGAAGGTGCCAGTGTTGGGGCAGGATGTCCTGGGCGACTGCAGGGAGAGGTGCCTGTACCTCTTCGGGCggacagggagggagaaggaggagtgGTACCAGCACCTCGTGCGAGCCTCCCGTGggacccccagcagcagccgtgGTGAAGCCAGGGCAG gtGTGGGACCAGCTCTGCggagcagtggcagcagcagtggaggGAGCACTGAGGACATCCCCTCCGCTGTCCCGCTCAAGGACCTGGCAGGAAGCGTCCGACAGAAGGTTTTCCTGGATTACAGCACCTACATGGCCCGATTCGTGCCAGCGCAGGTGGGGGGCAGCCTGAACCGGAGCCCATCTCATGGAGCACTGAGCAGCCCCACACCCACAAAG CTCAGTGAGGACACAGCCAGGCGCAGCGAGGCATGCATGGCCTGGATGAACGCACTGATGGGGCGCATCTTCTGGGACTTCCTCCAGGAGCGATACTGGGCTGAGCAAGTGTCCAGCAAGATCCAGAAGAAGTTGAGCAAGATCAAG CTCCCGTATTTCATGAATGAGTTGACGCTGACAGAGCTGGACATGGGCATATCCATCCCCTCGGTCCTCAGCGCCTCCAACCCCACCGTCAATGACCGAG GGCTCTGGGTGGACATGGAGGTCACCTATAGCGGCTCATTGCAGATGACACTCGAAACGAAGATGAACCTCTGcaagctggggaaggagagctctgcagaggagagtggcccagcagaggcaggcagagaggg GTCCAGGCCACGGCTGATCCTGCTGGCAGACAGTGATGCAGAGTCGTCCAGCGCCGGCTCCTCCGATGAGGAAGACGTCACTGCTGCAGAGCCCGTGGGAGCTCTGGGGGAGCGGGTCTCTGCACCCAGCGCCGAGGG CCACGTCTGCGGCAACAGCACGAGCCGGAAGATCCTGCGCTTTGTGGATAAGATCGCCAAGTCCAAGTACTTCCAGAAGGCCACTGAAAATGAGTTCATCAAAAAGAAGATCGAGGAGGTTTCCAACACGCCGCTGCTGCTGACGGTGGAggtgcaggagctggcaggcaCCTTGGCCGTGAACATCCCCCCGCCGCCAACGGACCGCGTCTG GTACAGCTTCCGAGTCCCAccccagctggagctgaaggTGCGCCCAAAGCTGGGTGAGCGGGAGGTGACATTCCTCCATGTCACCGAGTGGATTGAGAAGAAGCTGCAGCACGAATTTCAG aaaattttggTGATGCCAAACATGGACGATCTCATCATTCCCATCATGCGCTCCAGCCTGGATCCTCAGCCACCCACTGGGGGACTGCCCAGGGACCTACCGGccaggggagggaagaggctCTGA